From Corvus cornix cornix isolate S_Up_H32 chromosome 5, ASM73873v5, whole genome shotgun sequence, the proteins below share one genomic window:
- the ISM2 gene encoding isthmin-2, whose protein sequence is MPLIRGKVVLILGFVFLTTFLAAVRGLPVRGKQRSNSPKERSSRLAEVSASSSPRSAGDEELPPSGKARGLRRSGQAGPRRHRRRGVAQQPARSPALPQPSGAGREESLPFMLDLQNLPGLANVDLSAQNPNIQVTIEVVDDPQAEMEMDLLKETSNDWSLTSSEWLSHKDLFWPLFWEYTDPAEGDEEEEDEEEEEEEEEDDNLDVGDREEEEEDDDEEEDYTTEYEEEESMLSGVGGNWDQRWPGQKNWIFKEKYNYDYEDEEEWSPWSPCSITCGRGNQKRTRSCGYACTATESRTCDLTRCPGAEGEMVFPTEETPFKSDNTTELFNSEVDSCEKWLNCKSDFLTKYLSKVLTDLPSCPCSYPLEAVYSAVNLRDEQQGKSFRWRDASGPKERLDIYKPTARFCLRSMLSLDSTTLAAQHCCYDEHTRLITRGKGAGVPNLISTEFSPELHYKVDMLPWILCKGDWSRYHAVRPPNNGQRCADNPTEEEYLSQLQEAKEY, encoded by the exons atgCCTCTGATTAGAGGGAAAGTCGTGCTCATCCTCGGATTCGTCTTCCTGACAACTTTCCTGGCCGCGGTGAGAGGACTACCCGTGAGGGGGAAACAGCGCAGCAATAGCCCGAAGGAGAGGAGCTCCAGGCTGGCGGAG gtCTCGGCATCATCCAGCCCCCGTTCGGCAGGAGACGAGGAGCTGCCACCATCGGGCAAGGCACGGGGGCTGAGGCGGAGTGGGCAGGCTGGCCCGCGGCGGCACAGGCGCAGAGGGGTGGCTCAGCAGCCTGCCAGGAGCCCagcgctgccccagcccagtgGTGCTGGCCGGGAGGAGAGCCTGCCGTTCATGCTGGATCTGCAGAACTTGCCAGGGCTGGCCAATGTGGACCTGAGTGCCCAGAACCCCAACATCCAG GTGACCATTGAAGTGGTGGATGATCCTCAGGCTGAGATGGAGATGGACTTGCTGAAGGAGACAAGCAATGACTGGTCTCTGACATCCTCTGAGTGGTTGTCTCACAAGGACCTGTTCTGGCCCCTCTTCTGGGAATACACTGACCCTGCTGAGGGggacgaggaggaggaagatgaagaggaggaggaagaggaggaagaggatgacAACCTGGATGTAGGGgacagggaggaagaagaagaggatgATGATGAAGAGGAAGATTACACAACAGAGTATGAGGAGGAGGAGTCCATGCTTAGTGGAGTAGGAGGTAACTGGGACCAGCGATGGCCTGGGCAGAAGAACTGgatctttaaagaaaaatataattacg ACtatgaagatgaggaggagtGGAGCCCATGGTCCCCTTGCAGCATCACCTGTGGCCGTGGCAACCAGAAGAGGACCCGGTCCTGTGGCTATGCCTGCACAGCAACGGAGTCGAGGACCTGCGATCTGACACGCTGCCCTG gagcagaaggagaaatgGTCTTCCCCACAGAGGAGACACCTTTCAAAAGCGACAACACCACAGAGCTGTTCAACTCAG AGGTGGACAGCTGTGAGAAGTGGCTGAACTGCAAGAGCGACTTCCTCACCAAGTACCTGAGCAAGGTGCTGACGGACCTGcccagctgcccctgctcctaCCCTCTGGAGGCCGTCTACAGTGCCGTCAACCTGCGGGATGAGCAGCAGGGCAAGAGCTTCCGATGGCGGGATGCCAGCGGCCCCAAGGAGCGCCTGGACATCTACAAGCCGACGGCACGCTTCTGCCTGCGCTCCATGCTCTCCCTTGACAGCACCACCCtggctgcccagcactgctgctatGATGAGCACACCCGCCTCATCACCCGTGGCAAGGGGGCTGGTGTCCCCAACCTCATCAGCACCGAGTTCTCCCCGGAGCTGCACTACAAGGTGGACATGCTGCCCTGGATCCTCTGCAAGGGCGACTGGAGCCGGTATCACGCCGTCCGGCCCCCCAACAATGGGCAACGGTGTGCTGACAACCCCACCGAGGAGGAGtacctctcccagctgcaggaggccAAGGAGTACTAG